The Micromonospora sp. NBC_01740 genome includes a window with the following:
- a CDS encoding ABC transporter substrate-binding protein, whose protein sequence is MLRRTPRLFAATLAVAALALGACAEKSSDDTPAAGASSAGAAFPVTVGTVTLEKRPEKIVSLSPSATEMLFAIGAGKQVTAVDDQSNFPADAPKSDLSGFTPNAEAIAGKSPDLVVLSDDRNKIVDQLTALKIPVYQTPAATTLDDSYRQITELGALTGHADEAADVTKRMKDDITKLVADLPKRAEKLTYYHELGPELYTATSKTFIGSLYTMVGLENIADASDADGKQGGYPQLSQEVIVKADPDFVFLADTKCCKQSAETVKARAGWSGVTAVKNNQVVGLDDDVASRWGPRVVDLLRVIVDATAKVPA, encoded by the coding sequence GTGCTCAGACGTACCCCCCGGCTCTTCGCCGCGACCCTCGCGGTGGCCGCGCTCGCCCTCGGCGCCTGCGCCGAGAAGAGCTCCGACGACACCCCCGCCGCCGGCGCCAGCTCGGCCGGCGCCGCCTTCCCCGTGACCGTGGGCACGGTGACGCTGGAGAAGCGGCCCGAGAAGATCGTCTCGCTCTCCCCGTCGGCCACCGAGATGCTCTTCGCCATCGGCGCCGGCAAGCAGGTCACCGCCGTCGACGACCAGTCGAACTTCCCGGCCGACGCGCCGAAGAGCGACCTCTCGGGCTTCACCCCGAACGCCGAGGCGATCGCCGGCAAGAGCCCCGACCTGGTGGTCCTCTCCGACGACCGCAACAAGATCGTCGATCAGCTCACCGCGCTGAAGATCCCGGTCTACCAGACCCCGGCCGCGACCACGCTCGACGACAGCTACCGGCAGATCACCGAGCTGGGCGCCCTCACCGGCCACGCGGACGAGGCCGCCGACGTGACGAAGCGGATGAAGGACGACATCACCAAGCTGGTCGCCGACCTGCCGAAGCGCGCCGAGAAGCTCACCTACTACCACGAGCTGGGCCCGGAGCTCTACACGGCCACCAGCAAGACCTTCATCGGCTCGCTCTACACCATGGTGGGCCTGGAGAACATCGCCGACGCGTCCGACGCCGACGGCAAGCAGGGCGGCTACCCGCAGCTCTCCCAGGAGGTCATCGTCAAGGCCGACCCGGACTTCGTCTTCCTCGCCGACACCAAGTGCTGCAAGCAGAGCGCGGAGACGGTCAAGGCGCGCGCCGGCTGGTCGGGCGTCACGGCGGTCAAGAACAACCAGGTCGTCGGCCTCGACGACGACGTCGCCTCCCGCTGGGGACCGCGCGTGGTGGACCTGCTCCGCGTGATCGTCGACGCCACCGCCAAGGTCCCCGCGTGA
- a CDS encoding DUF4229 domain-containing protein, translating to MSAAVKYTLGRLGLFVAVLAALWLVEMNIFIKLMVALAFSAALSFFLLKGWRDEMAEEMATAAERRRAEKERLRSALAGEDQDREAPGPSN from the coding sequence GTGAGCGCGGCGGTCAAGTACACGCTGGGCCGGCTCGGCCTGTTCGTCGCCGTGCTGGCGGCCCTCTGGCTGGTCGAGATGAACATCTTCATCAAGCTGATGGTGGCGCTGGCCTTCTCGGCCGCCCTGTCGTTCTTCCTGCTCAAGGGCTGGCGGGACGAGATGGCCGAGGAGATGGCCACCGCCGCCGAGCGTCGTCGCGCCGAGAAGGAGCGGCTCCGCTCCGCCCTCGCCGGCGAGGACCAGGACCGGGAGGCGCCGGGGCCCTCCAACTAG
- a CDS encoding FecCD family ABC transporter permease has translation MTGSPAQAPPARRAGTLPASRPAGLRPRWLAAGVAAVLVALVAGVSLGPVSLPPGSVAAELLNLIPGVRLDSGLSEREIAIVTELRLPRVVLGLLVGGLLALAGGCYQGVFRNPLADPYLLGVAAGAGLAVTAVITLGAGVGGALTGLPLTIPLAAFVGSIGAVAMTYLLGVSGGRGRSTATLILAGVAVSAFLSAGQTYLLQRNSDSIQQVYSWLLGRLATAGWHDVRLVLPYFLLTAFVVLLHRRELDVLSVGDDEATSLGLHPQRSRYLLIAAASLGTAAAVSASGLIGFVGIIVPHTVRLLAGSSYRVILPLSLLFGGAFLALTDVVARTAAAPSEIPIGVVTALLGGPFFVLVLRTSRRMLG, from the coding sequence ATGACCGGTTCGCCCGCGCAGGCGCCGCCCGCCCGGCGGGCCGGGACGCTCCCCGCGTCCCGGCCCGCCGGGCTGCGGCCCCGCTGGCTCGCCGCCGGGGTCGCCGCGGTGCTCGTCGCCCTGGTCGCCGGTGTGTCCCTCGGCCCGGTCAGCCTGCCGCCGGGCAGCGTCGCGGCCGAGCTGCTGAACCTCATCCCGGGGGTACGCCTCGACAGCGGGCTCTCCGAGCGCGAGATCGCCATCGTCACCGAGCTGCGGCTGCCCCGGGTGGTGCTCGGGCTGCTGGTCGGCGGGCTGCTGGCCCTGGCCGGCGGCTGCTACCAGGGCGTGTTCCGCAACCCGCTGGCCGACCCGTACCTGCTCGGGGTGGCGGCCGGGGCCGGGCTCGCGGTCACGGCGGTCATCACCCTCGGCGCCGGGGTGGGCGGCGCGCTGACCGGGCTGCCGCTCACCATCCCGCTGGCCGCGTTCGTCGGCTCAATCGGCGCGGTGGCGATGACCTACCTGCTGGGCGTCTCCGGCGGGCGCGGCCGCTCCACCGCCACGCTGATCCTCGCTGGCGTGGCCGTCTCCGCGTTCCTCTCGGCCGGGCAGACCTACCTGCTGCAACGCAACTCCGACAGCATCCAGCAGGTCTACTCCTGGCTGCTCGGGCGGCTCGCCACCGCCGGCTGGCACGACGTGCGGCTGGTGCTGCCGTACTTCCTGCTCACCGCGTTCGTGGTGCTGCTGCACCGGCGGGAGCTCGACGTGCTCTCCGTCGGCGACGACGAGGCCACGAGCCTCGGGCTGCACCCGCAGCGGTCCCGCTACCTGCTCATCGCCGCCGCCTCGCTCGGCACCGCCGCCGCCGTCTCCGCGTCCGGCCTGATCGGCTTCGTCGGGATCATCGTGCCGCACACCGTCCGGCTGCTCGCCGGGTCGAGCTACCGGGTGATCCTGCCGCTCTCGCTGCTCTTCGGCGGGGCCTTCCTGGCCCTGACCGACGTGGTGGCCCGTACCGCCGCCGCCCCGTCGGAGATCCCGATCGGCGTGGTCACCGCACTGCTCGGCGGCCCGTTCTTCGTGCTGGTGCTGCGTACCTCCCGCCGGATGCTCGGGTGA
- the mqnE gene encoding aminofutalosine synthase MqnE, whose product MDAGLKRELEAKVYAGERLTREDGIALYDSDDLAWLGRLAHHRRTELNGDRVMFNVNRHLNLTNVCSASCAYCSFQRKPGEKDAYTMRIDEAVRKAKEMEDEQLTELHIVNGLHPTLPWRYYPKVLRELKAALPNVKLKCFTATEVQWFEKISGLSADEILDELMDAGLESLTGGGAEIFDWEVRQHIVDHACHWEDWSRIHALAHSKGMKTPATMLYGHIEEPRHRVDHVLRLRELQDETGGFAVFIPLRYQHDFVDSADGKIRNRIQARTTMASPAESLKTFAVSRLLFDNVPHVKCFWVMHGLSVAQLSLNFGVDDLDGSVVEYKITHDADSYGTPNTMHRDDLLHLIWDAGFRPVERNTRYEVVREYDAPASLAERRAEPQQVWA is encoded by the coding sequence ATGGACGCCGGACTCAAGCGTGAGCTCGAAGCGAAGGTGTACGCCGGCGAGCGGCTGACCCGTGAGGACGGGATCGCCCTCTACGACAGCGACGACCTCGCGTGGCTCGGCCGGCTGGCGCACCACCGGCGCACCGAGCTCAACGGCGACCGGGTGATGTTCAACGTCAACCGGCACCTCAACCTGACCAACGTCTGCTCCGCCTCGTGCGCGTACTGCTCGTTCCAGCGCAAGCCGGGCGAGAAGGACGCCTACACGATGCGCATCGACGAGGCGGTCCGCAAGGCCAAGGAGATGGAGGACGAGCAGCTCACCGAGCTGCACATCGTCAACGGCCTGCACCCGACCCTGCCCTGGCGCTACTACCCGAAGGTGCTGCGCGAGCTGAAGGCGGCGCTGCCGAACGTGAAGCTCAAGTGCTTCACCGCGACCGAGGTGCAGTGGTTCGAGAAGATCAGCGGGCTGAGCGCCGACGAGATCCTCGACGAGCTGATGGACGCCGGCCTGGAGTCGCTGACCGGCGGCGGCGCGGAGATCTTCGACTGGGAGGTCCGCCAGCACATCGTCGACCACGCCTGTCACTGGGAGGACTGGTCGCGGATCCACGCCCTGGCGCACAGCAAGGGCATGAAGACCCCGGCGACGATGCTCTACGGCCACATCGAGGAGCCCCGGCACCGGGTGGACCACGTGCTGCGGCTGCGCGAGCTCCAGGACGAGACCGGCGGCTTCGCGGTCTTCATCCCGCTGCGCTACCAGCACGACTTCGTCGACTCGGCGGACGGCAAGATCCGTAACCGGATCCAGGCCCGGACGACGATGGCGTCGCCGGCCGAGTCGCTGAAGACCTTCGCGGTCTCCCGGCTGCTCTTCGACAACGTCCCGCACGTGAAGTGCTTCTGGGTCATGCACGGGCTGTCGGTGGCCCAGCTCTCGCTCAACTTCGGCGTCGACGACCTGGACGGCTCGGTCGTCGAATACAAGATCACCCACGACGCCGACTCGTACGGCACCCCGAACACGATGCACCGGGACGACCTGCTGCACCTGATCTGGGACGCCGGCTTCCGTCCCGTCGAGCGGAACACCCGCTACGAGGTGGTCCGCGAGTACGACGCCCCCGCGTCCCTGGCCGAGCGCCGCGCCGAGCCGCAGCAGGTCTGGGCCTGA
- a CDS encoding M14 family metallopeptidase: MAFRNTTLRRRLAVAVAAGFALLTVAAAPATARPAPDRADSAAASYRVLGPRTVDDRTAVAGTGAAIDFVEHGVLNVSATPAEAAAITRLGFRLEAVPAPSADGHDHAEGDVGTAAFPPADSNYHDYAELTALVNKVVADHPSIARKISIGSSYEGRDLMAVKISDNVATDENEPEILFNSQQHAREHLTVEMAVYLLNLFTDSYGSDSRITSIVNSREIWIVPTVNPDGSEYDIATGSYRSWRKNRQPNSGSTAVGTDLNRNWSYQWGCCGGSSGTTSSDTYRGPSAFSAPETQALRNFVNSRVVGGTQQIKANIDFHTYSELVLWPFGYTYNNTAPGMSTDQYNTFATLGQQMANTNGYTPQQSSDLYITDGDSIDWMWGQHGIWAYTFEMYPGSAGGGGFYPPDEVIPAQTSRNREAVLLISEYADCPYRVIGKQDQYCGGGGGTTVWSDTFETATGWTINPNGTDTATAGAFERGAAQATNSSGAKQLAPYAGANDLVTGRLAGTAAGDYDLDGGVTSARSPAVTLPSSGTLTLSLAWYLAHGSNASSADYLRVSVVHNGGTTALFTQSGAATNRNGAWAVANANLTPYAGQSVRILVEAADASGASLVEAAVDNVTITSS; this comes from the coding sequence ATGGCCTTCCGCAACACCACCCTCCGCCGTCGCCTGGCGGTCGCCGTAGCAGCCGGGTTCGCCCTGCTCACGGTCGCCGCCGCGCCGGCCACAGCCCGGCCGGCCCCGGACCGGGCCGACTCCGCGGCGGCGTCGTACCGGGTGCTCGGCCCGCGTACGGTCGACGACCGCACCGCCGTCGCCGGCACCGGCGCCGCCATCGACTTCGTCGAGCACGGCGTGCTGAACGTCTCGGCCACGCCCGCCGAGGCGGCGGCCATCACCCGGCTCGGCTTCCGGCTGGAGGCGGTCCCCGCCCCGTCGGCCGACGGGCACGACCACGCCGAGGGGGACGTCGGCACGGCCGCCTTCCCGCCCGCCGACTCCAACTACCACGACTACGCCGAGCTGACCGCCCTGGTGAACAAGGTGGTCGCGGACCACCCCTCGATCGCCCGGAAGATCAGCATCGGCTCCTCGTACGAGGGCCGGGACCTGATGGCGGTGAAGATCTCCGACAACGTCGCCACCGACGAGAACGAGCCGGAGATCCTGTTCAACTCCCAGCAGCACGCCCGCGAGCACCTGACCGTCGAGATGGCGGTCTACCTGCTCAACCTCTTCACCGACAGCTACGGCAGCGACTCCCGGATCACCAGCATCGTGAACAGCCGGGAGATCTGGATCGTGCCGACGGTCAACCCGGACGGCAGCGAGTACGACATCGCCACCGGCTCCTACCGCTCCTGGCGCAAGAACCGGCAGCCGAACAGCGGCTCGACGGCCGTCGGCACCGACCTGAACCGGAACTGGTCCTACCAGTGGGGCTGCTGCGGCGGCTCGTCCGGTACGACCTCGTCGGACACCTACCGGGGCCCGTCGGCGTTCTCCGCGCCGGAGACGCAGGCGCTGCGGAACTTCGTGAACAGCCGGGTCGTCGGCGGCACCCAGCAGATCAAGGCGAACATCGACTTCCACACGTACTCGGAGCTGGTGCTCTGGCCGTTCGGCTACACGTACAACAACACCGCTCCCGGGATGTCGACGGACCAGTACAACACCTTCGCCACGCTGGGCCAGCAGATGGCCAACACCAACGGTTACACCCCGCAGCAGTCCAGCGACCTCTACATCACCGACGGGGACAGCATCGACTGGATGTGGGGCCAGCACGGCATCTGGGCGTACACCTTCGAGATGTACCCCGGCTCGGCCGGCGGTGGCGGCTTCTACCCGCCCGACGAGGTGATCCCCGCCCAGACCTCGCGCAACCGGGAGGCGGTTCTCCTGATCAGCGAGTACGCCGACTGCCCGTACCGGGTCATCGGCAAGCAGGACCAGTACTGCGGCGGTGGTGGCGGCACCACGGTCTGGTCGGACACCTTCGAGACGGCCACCGGCTGGACCATCAACCCGAACGGCACCGACACCGCGACCGCCGGGGCGTTTGAGCGGGGCGCCGCCCAGGCGACCAACTCCAGCGGGGCGAAGCAGCTCGCCCCGTACGCCGGCGCCAACGACCTCGTCACCGGTCGGCTGGCCGGCACGGCGGCCGGTGACTACGACCTCGACGGCGGCGTGACCAGCGCCCGGTCGCCGGCGGTGACCCTGCCGTCGAGCGGCACGCTGACGCTCTCCCTCGCCTGGTACCTGGCCCACGGCTCGAACGCCTCGTCGGCCGACTACCTCCGGGTGAGCGTGGTGCACAACGGCGGCACCACGGCCCTGTTCACCCAGTCCGGGGCGGCCACCAACCGCAACGGCGCCTGGGCGGTGGCCAACGCCAACCTCACCCCGTACGCCGGTCAGTCGGTGCGGATCCTCGTCGAGGCGGCGGACGCCTCGGGCGCGAGCCTGGTCGAGGCGGCTGTGGACAACGTCACCATCACCAGTTCCTGA
- a CDS encoding DEAD/DEAH box helicase, with protein sequence MTTFAEPSTFLPALDTADAQTAVERDGTVQDPAAPVTPEATDFAALGLPQPLVQALARQGITTPFEIQRATMPDALAGRDVLGRGQTGSGKTLAFGLPLLALVADRNRARPLRPRALVLVPTRELAMQVNDALMPLGKAVGVFLKTAVGGVPYDRQIDALRRGVEIIVATPGRLGDLIARGVCHLDDIEVTVLDEADQMADMGFLPEVTELLAKTPAGTQRLLFSATLDGDVDALVKRFMTDPVTHSTAPSTASVSTMDHHMLLIPPHDKFPVAASIAARDGRTMVFARTQLGVDRLVEQLAAVGVRAGGLHGGKTQRMRTRTLAEFREGRVNVLVATDVAARGIHVDGVSLVLHVDPPKDPKDYLHRAGRTARAGESGAVATLVLPKQRRTTLAMLEKAGVAPAETRVRVGDPALAELTGAREPSGVPVRIEAEEPRRHGDRPGGPRRYGDRDTRGERRYGDRPQGERRYSDRPTDGRGYGDRPQGERRYSDRPADSRGYGDRPQGERRYSDRPADSRGYGDRPQGERRYSDRPTDSRGYGDRPQGERRYGDRPTDGRGYSDRPTDGRGYGDRPQGERRFGDRGGFRPEGRGRDDRPRDDRRGFGGRPPARTH encoded by the coding sequence TTGACGACCTTTGCTGAACCCAGCACGTTCCTGCCCGCCCTCGACACCGCCGACGCGCAGACCGCCGTCGAGCGGGACGGCACCGTCCAGGACCCGGCCGCCCCGGTGACGCCCGAGGCCACCGACTTCGCCGCGCTGGGGCTGCCCCAGCCGCTGGTCCAGGCGCTCGCCCGGCAGGGCATCACCACCCCGTTCGAGATCCAGCGCGCCACCATGCCCGACGCGCTCGCCGGCCGCGACGTCCTCGGCCGTGGCCAGACCGGCTCCGGCAAGACCCTGGCCTTCGGCCTGCCCCTGCTGGCCCTGGTGGCCGACCGCAACCGGGCCCGGCCGTTGCGCCCCCGGGCCCTGGTCCTGGTGCCGACCCGGGAACTCGCGATGCAGGTCAACGACGCGCTGATGCCGCTCGGCAAGGCCGTCGGCGTGTTCCTGAAGACCGCCGTCGGCGGCGTGCCGTACGACCGGCAGATCGACGCGCTGCGGCGCGGGGTGGAGATCATCGTGGCCACCCCGGGCCGGTTGGGCGACCTGATCGCCCGGGGCGTCTGCCACCTGGACGACATCGAGGTCACGGTCCTCGACGAGGCCGACCAGATGGCCGACATGGGCTTCCTGCCCGAGGTCACCGAACTGCTGGCGAAGACGCCGGCCGGCACCCAGCGGCTGCTCTTCTCGGCCACCCTGGACGGCGACGTCGACGCGCTGGTCAAGCGGTTCATGACCGACCCGGTGACGCACTCCACCGCCCCGTCCACCGCCTCGGTGTCCACCATGGACCACCACATGCTGCTGATCCCGCCGCACGACAAGTTCCCGGTCGCCGCGTCCATCGCGGCCCGGGACGGTCGGACGATGGTCTTCGCCCGCACCCAGCTCGGCGTCGACCGGCTGGTCGAGCAGCTGGCCGCCGTCGGCGTACGGGCGGGCGGGCTGCACGGCGGCAAGACCCAGCGGATGCGTACCCGCACGCTGGCCGAGTTCCGTGAGGGACGGGTGAACGTCCTGGTCGCCACGGACGTGGCGGCCCGGGGCATCCACGTCGACGGTGTCTCGCTGGTGCTGCACGTCGACCCGCCGAAGGACCCGAAGGACTACCTGCACCGTGCGGGGCGTACCGCCCGGGCCGGCGAGTCCGGCGCGGTGGCCACGCTGGTGCTGCCGAAGCAGCGGCGGACCACGCTCGCCATGCTGGAGAAGGCCGGCGTGGCACCGGCCGAGACCCGGGTGCGGGTCGGTGACCCGGCGCTCGCCGAGCTGACCGGCGCCCGTGAGCCGAGCGGCGTCCCGGTGCGCATCGAGGCCGAGGAGCCGCGCCGGCACGGCGACCGGCCGGGCGGCCCGCGCCGCTACGGCGACCGTGACACCCGGGGCGAGCGCCGCTACGGCGACCGGCCCCAGGGCGAGCGCCGCTACTCCGACCGGCCGACCGACGGCCGTGGCTACGGCGACCGCCCGCAGGGCGAACGCCGCTACAGCGACCGGCCCGCCGACAGCCGTGGCTACGGCGACCGCCCCCAGGGCGAGCGCCGCTACTCCGACCGGCCCGCCGACAGCCGTGGCTACGGCGACCGCCCGCAGGGCGAACGCCGCTACTCCGACCGGCCCACCGACAGCCGTGGCTATGGTGACCGCCCGCAGGGCGAACGCCGCTACGGCGACCGGCCGACCGACGGCCGTGGCTACTCCGACCGCCCGACCGACGGCCGTGGCTACGGTGACCGGCCGCAGGGCGAGCGGCGCTTCGGCGACCGGGGCGGCTTCCGGCCCGAGGGCCGGGGGCGCGACGACCGGCCGCGCGACGACCGGCGGGGCTTCGGCGGGCGTCCGCCGGCGCGTACCCACTGA
- a CDS encoding C40 family peptidase has translation MGDSRHGRRQRRRSPVISPVLRPALWSALLGAVAATVLANPVQADPSLPTSVPDTGSRPSYSGQLQLPGGTPVPGLPGTVPGLPGTVPGLPGTVPGVPGGNVGNGPLAAQIYAAEAQVGQLRDQLLLLQQKRTEAETQRATAERNLALARDAVARAQEGADAAAAGAFKAAAALPPGEFANDLHELSRLSRIIRGEKAEGGTTAAQGEVSRARTGEQAASQAMVSADSRLTGARTEYSAGEKALRAAEKKLDKLKRDNAAQLVEIERQQEAAEQRLGAGYLGNETASGLAAHPTALKALAYAKAQLGDPYLWAAEGPDRFDCSGLIYAAYRSAGYYGLPRVSRDQYYATRSRTVSRTALLPGDLLFFASGTSWTTIHHMGMYVGGGKMIHAPTTGDVVKISTVRWSRLYAATRVIGAVPAPVSTPSPTPTPSKPPATKPPTSPKPTSPTSPTSPSPSPSTSPSTSPSPTPTGTPSPTPTPDTSTSPSPSPSSSDASSPSPSGGSVAPTTAQSSSDPAASTSASTSATASASSGS, from the coding sequence ATGGGCGACAGCAGGCACGGGCGACGGCAGCGACGGCGGAGTCCGGTGATCTCGCCGGTGCTGCGCCCGGCGCTCTGGTCCGCCCTGCTCGGCGCCGTCGCCGCCACGGTCCTCGCCAACCCGGTCCAGGCCGACCCGTCGCTGCCCACCAGCGTCCCCGACACCGGGTCCCGGCCGTCCTACAGCGGCCAGCTCCAGCTCCCCGGCGGCACGCCGGTCCCGGGGTTGCCGGGCACGGTCCCGGGGTTGCCGGGCACGGTCCCCGGGCTGCCGGGCACGGTCCCCGGCGTGCCGGGCGGCAACGTCGGCAACGGCCCGCTCGCCGCCCAGATCTACGCCGCCGAGGCCCAGGTCGGGCAGCTCCGTGACCAGCTGCTCCTGCTCCAGCAGAAGCGCACCGAGGCCGAGACGCAGCGTGCCACCGCCGAGCGCAACCTCGCCCTCGCCCGGGACGCGGTGGCGCGCGCCCAGGAGGGCGCCGACGCCGCCGCCGCAGGCGCCTTCAAGGCCGCCGCCGCCCTCCCGCCGGGCGAGTTCGCCAACGACCTGCACGAACTGAGCCGGCTCTCCCGGATCATCCGGGGCGAGAAGGCCGAGGGCGGCACCACCGCCGCCCAGGGCGAGGTGTCCCGGGCCCGCACCGGCGAGCAGGCCGCCAGCCAGGCGATGGTCTCGGCCGACTCCCGCCTCACGGGCGCCAGGACGGAATACTCCGCCGGCGAGAAGGCCCTGCGCGCGGCCGAGAAGAAGCTGGACAAGCTGAAGCGGGACAACGCCGCCCAGCTCGTCGAGATCGAACGCCAGCAGGAGGCCGCCGAGCAGCGCCTCGGCGCCGGCTACCTCGGCAACGAGACCGCCAGCGGGCTGGCCGCCCACCCGACGGCGCTGAAGGCCCTGGCGTACGCCAAGGCGCAGCTCGGCGACCCCTACCTGTGGGCCGCCGAGGGGCCGGACCGGTTCGACTGCTCCGGCCTCATCTACGCCGCCTACCGGTCGGCGGGCTACTACGGGCTGCCCCGGGTCTCCCGGGACCAGTACTACGCCACCCGGTCCCGCACCGTGTCCCGCACCGCGCTGCTCCCCGGTGACCTGCTCTTCTTCGCCTCCGGCACCAGCTGGACGACGATCCACCACATGGGCATGTACGTCGGCGGCGGCAAGATGATCCACGCGCCGACCACCGGCGACGTGGTGAAGATCTCCACCGTGCGCTGGTCGCGCCTCTACGCCGCCACCCGCGTCATCGGGGCGGTGCCCGCACCGGTCAGCACCCCATCGCCGACGCCGACGCCGAGCAAGCCGCCCGCGACGAAGCCGCCGACCAGCCCGAAGCCGACCTCGCCGACCTCGCCGACCTCGCCGTCGCCGAGCCCGTCGACGTCACCGTCGACCTCGCCGTCCCCGACGCCGACCGGCACCCCCTCGCCCACGCCCACGCCCGACACGTCGACCTCGCCGTCGCCGTCCCCGAGCAGCTCGGACGCCTCGTCGCCGAGCCCCTCGGGGGGCAGTGTGGCGCCGACCACGGCGCAGAGCAGTTCCGATCCGGCGGCCAGCACCTCGGCCAGCACGTCGGCCACCGCCTCGGCGAGCTCCGGCAGCTGA
- a CDS encoding C39 family peptidase: MARTRLRTAALAAATALSLLGTAAPAVAAAPVAAPSTKRPVVHDEQITFQDWSRYPDWRRGTHAGTKAVPGLRPGVTLARPLGTTDYTDPHTGVTKSWEYATWTSPVTQVGFDATELIASWNAKTPAGTWIQVEMQGTYNTGVQTKWYVMGRWASGDADIKRTSVNRQGDPWSTIWTDTFSIDDASVGVLLRGYQLRLTLYRAPGQQAAPVVHTLGAMSSNVPDRFTVEPSKGGIAWGKELRVPRYSQNVHAGHYPEYDGGGQAWCSPTSTTMVIEYWGRKASEEETSWVDPTYPDPTVNHAARMVYDYQYDGAGNWPFNTAYAASFPGLEGRVTRLHSLDEVERFIAAGIPVVTSQSFLASELDGANYGTSGHLFVIVGFTAEGDVIVNDPASSSNDVVRNVYKREQFEQIWLRTKRINASGGVSGGPGGVVYLIKPTTKPWPKVAGSTNW; the protein is encoded by the coding sequence ATGGCCAGAACACGCCTGCGTACGGCCGCCCTCGCGGCCGCCACCGCACTCTCCCTTCTCGGCACCGCGGCACCCGCCGTCGCTGCCGCACCCGTCGCGGCCCCGTCGACCAAACGACCGGTGGTCCACGACGAACAGATCACCTTCCAGGACTGGTCCCGCTACCCCGACTGGCGTCGCGGCACCCACGCCGGCACCAAGGCCGTCCCCGGCCTCCGGCCGGGCGTGACGCTGGCCCGGCCGCTCGGCACCACCGACTACACCGACCCGCACACCGGCGTCACCAAGAGCTGGGAGTACGCGACCTGGACCTCCCCGGTCACCCAGGTCGGGTTCGACGCCACCGAGCTGATCGCCTCGTGGAACGCGAAGACCCCGGCCGGCACCTGGATCCAGGTGGAGATGCAGGGCACGTACAACACCGGCGTCCAGACCAAGTGGTACGTGATGGGCCGGTGGGCCTCCGGTGACGCCGACATCAAGCGCACCAGCGTCAACCGGCAGGGCGACCCCTGGTCGACCATCTGGACCGACACCTTCAGCATCGACGACGCCTCCGTCGGGGTGCTGCTGCGGGGGTACCAGCTGCGGCTGACCCTCTACCGGGCGCCGGGCCAGCAGGCCGCGCCGGTGGTCCACACCCTGGGGGCGATGAGCTCGAACGTCCCCGACCGGTTCACCGTCGAGCCGAGCAAGGGCGGCATCGCCTGGGGCAAGGAACTCCGCGTCCCCCGCTACTCGCAGAACGTCCACGCCGGCCACTACCCCGAGTACGACGGCGGCGGCCAGGCCTGGTGCTCCCCCACGTCCACCACGATGGTGATCGAGTACTGGGGCCGCAAGGCGTCCGAGGAGGAGACCTCCTGGGTCGACCCGACCTACCCGGACCCGACGGTCAACCACGCCGCCCGGATGGTCTACGACTACCAGTACGACGGCGCGGGCAACTGGCCCTTCAACACCGCGTACGCCGCCAGCTTCCCCGGCCTGGAGGGACGGGTCACCCGGCTGCACTCGCTGGACGAGGTGGAGCGCTTCATCGCCGCCGGGATCCCGGTCGTGACCAGCCAGTCCTTCCTCGCCAGCGAGCTGGACGGGGCGAACTACGGCACCTCCGGGCACCTGTTCGTCATCGTCGGCTTCACCGCCGAGGGCGACGTGATCGTCAACGACCCGGCCTCGTCGAGCAACGACGTGGTGCGCAACGTCTACAAGCGTGAGCAGTTCGAGCAGATCTGGCTGCGGACCAAGCGGATCAACGCCAGCGGCGGGGTGTCCGGCGGCCCCGGCGGCGTCGTCTACCTGATCAAGCCCACGACGAAGCCGTGGCCGAAGGTGGCCGGCTCCACCAACTGGTGA
- a CDS encoding SigE family RNA polymerase sigma factor, producing the protein MTFEEYAFARTSALVRLARLLTGDEHRAEDLVQDVLARAYARWARISRTDRPDAYVRRMLVNAHHSWWRRRSSQEISVADVHDRPGATDEAAGVAERDALWRLVRTLPARQRTVIVLRYYEDLDDASIAEIMDCSTGTVRTHAKRALTALRERQEATASASARTGGEF; encoded by the coding sequence GTGACGTTCGAGGAGTACGCGTTCGCCCGCACTTCGGCGCTGGTGCGGCTCGCCCGGTTGCTGACCGGTGACGAGCATCGGGCCGAGGACCTGGTTCAGGATGTCCTCGCCAGGGCGTACGCCCGCTGGGCGCGCATCTCCCGGACGGATCGGCCCGATGCGTACGTCCGACGGATGCTCGTCAACGCCCACCACTCGTGGTGGCGCCGGCGCAGCAGCCAGGAGATCTCCGTCGCCGACGTGCACGATCGGCCGGGCGCCACGGACGAGGCCGCCGGTGTCGCCGAACGCGACGCTCTGTGGCGGCTCGTCCGCACCCTGCCGGCGCGTCAACGCACCGTGATCGTCCTGCGCTACTACGAGGATCTCGACGACGCGTCGATCGCCGAGATCATGGACTGCTCCACCGGCACAGTCCGTACCCACGCGAAGCGGGCCCTGACGGCACTCCGCGAGCGGCAGGAAGCAACCGCATCCGCCTCCGCCCGGACAGGAGGAGAGTTCTGA